The Babylonia areolata isolate BAREFJ2019XMU chromosome 22, ASM4173473v1, whole genome shotgun sequence genome contains a region encoding:
- the LOC143296942 gene encoding sorting nexin-24-like isoform X1: MFPMGQADRVSSASSDGIALRPGNIRVRSRKGSVKVFTVDVWVSGRHHMVERRYSEFEDLHKQIKKMMKTPDFPPKKVLKWNNKVLEQRRHGLENYLQGVVTYEAVPKAVLEFLEITLEEDGMDFENPSNTYVPTHQAVVTFTEDAYLQDVNRGTLPDIIAEGVTIGLFDSDYTAFPS, translated from the exons ATGTTCCCCATGGGCCAAGCGGACAGGGTCTCCTCAGCTTCGTCAGATGGCATAGCGCTTCGACCCGGCAACATCCGTGTCAGATCCAGAAAGGGCAGTGTCAAG GTGTTCACGGTGGACGTCTGGGTGTCTGGTCGACATCACATGGTGGAAAGGCGCTACTCTGAATTTGAAGATCTGCACAAACAG ATAAAGAAAATGATGAAGACGCCGGATTTCCCTCCCAAGAAGGTGCTGAAGTGGAACAACAAAGTGCTGGAGCAACGGCGACATGGCTTGGAAAACTATCTGCAG GGAGTGGTGACATATGAAGCAGTGCCCAAAGCAGTACTGGAGTTCCTGGAGATCACCTTGGAGGAGGATGGCATGGA tTTTGAGAACCCATCCAACACGTACGTTCCAACACACCAGGCGGTGGTGACATTCACTGAAGACGCTTACCTGCAGGACGTCAACAGAG gaACGCTGCCTGACATCATAGCAGAAGGCGTCACCATAGGCCTGTTCGACAGTGACTACACCGCTTTTCCCAGCTAG
- the LOC143296942 gene encoding sorting nexin-24-like isoform X2: protein MLIRVSIPGHRKVKEDDDVYTVFTVDVWVSGRHHMVERRYSEFEDLHKQIKKMMKTPDFPPKKVLKWNNKVLEQRRHGLENYLQGVVTYEAVPKAVLEFLEITLEEDGMDFENPSNTYVPTHQAVVTFTEDAYLQDVNRGTLPDIIAEGVTIGLFDSDYTAFPS, encoded by the exons ATGTTGATTCGAGTGTCTATTCCAGGGCACAGAAAAGTGAAAGAAGATGACGACGTTTACACT GTGTTCACGGTGGACGTCTGGGTGTCTGGTCGACATCACATGGTGGAAAGGCGCTACTCTGAATTTGAAGATCTGCACAAACAG ATAAAGAAAATGATGAAGACGCCGGATTTCCCTCCCAAGAAGGTGCTGAAGTGGAACAACAAAGTGCTGGAGCAACGGCGACATGGCTTGGAAAACTATCTGCAG GGAGTGGTGACATATGAAGCAGTGCCCAAAGCAGTACTGGAGTTCCTGGAGATCACCTTGGAGGAGGATGGCATGGA tTTTGAGAACCCATCCAACACGTACGTTCCAACACACCAGGCGGTGGTGACATTCACTGAAGACGCTTACCTGCAGGACGTCAACAGAG gaACGCTGCCTGACATCATAGCAGAAGGCGTCACCATAGGCCTGTTCGACAGTGACTACACCGCTTTTCCCAGCTAG